From the genome of Rhinatrema bivittatum chromosome 11, aRhiBiv1.1, whole genome shotgun sequence:
atcccctttatcattttggttgcccttctctgtaccttctccatcgcaactatatcttttttgagatgcggcgaccagaattgtacacagtattcaaggtgtggtctcaccacagagcgatatagaggcattatgacattttccgttctataaaccattttccgttctattaaccattctatTACCCATGCTGGGTAAATATGCATAGAAAATTTCCAAATGCAATTGGACAGCAGCTCCCTCCTTGCTCCTATCCTCTACCTGGCCTCTCAACCCTCTTTCCATATCCCTCCCATGCATGCCCAAAATCTTTTATAGCAATGGCCTACCCTAGTGTGCTCTCGGAGCTCTGATGAAATCATGCTACTGCTCGTCAGGATTGTACTGCAGCAAtgctgcatgcaaatctctcttgcaTGTTCATTACGCATAGCTTGAAAACCTGGGCCTAAGGCCTGAATTTGAGAACCACCGATGTAAATGAAGACAGGATCTGCCTGTGGACAAAGAAATAGATTGCAAAGCTGAGAAACAGTGCTATGATGTAGAAGATTCCTCTATCAATACTGCCAACCAAAGGTCCTGTCCTCATGAGACTATTTGGGCCGAGTTCTGGTCCTCAGCTACTCATCTCAATGCAGTCTGGCACTTTGTGGCTTACAGGAGACACTGGGGATGCTGGGCTGCCTCGCTTTAGTCTCTTCATGACAATTTGACAGGCATCACTGCAGTTTCTCAGTCATATTGACCTCAAAACAAGTCCACGGCCATGCCAGCCACAATCTGGGGGACACGAGCAGCACTTCCTCAAAATGTACCAAAGTATATTTTATAGGAAATGAAAGACAAAGATTAAATGTCAAAACGGAGATGCTACAAAAGAatgtaaaacaaaagaaaacattttctgtgGTACCTCTGCTATAAGGGACTGAAAACCTCAGGTGAAACCAAGTGCTGTTCATTAAACCAGAGAGGATACTGCCTGCCAGAAAATGCCGTCACTGGTTctataaactaaaatatttatttcatgGTTTATGTTGTTTCATTCGATGTTTTAAAGCAGTTATTAATATTACAAAAAGCGAATGCAGGGAGACAGAGCATTTCTAAGGGACTGAGGGAGGTGCAGCTGGCTATGAGCTGGCCCAGAGTCATCCAGTTACTCTCCATTAGGCCTGCACACGGACACCACGATAACCTAAAgcgctggtgggcaaggtgcgACAGTGACAGCCACTGCAGGGGCGATTCCTGCTCGAGGGCCCTAAGAGTTGCATGCTCTCAGGAGACAtttgtagcaaatcacctggaccggatggtatgcatcctagggtactgaaggaactcaaaaatgaaatttctgatctattggttataatttgtaacctatcattaaaatcatccattgtacctgaagactggagggtggccaatgtaaccacaatatttaaaaagggctacaggggcgatccgggtaactatagaccagtgagcctgacttcaatgccaggaaaaatagtggaaactattctaaagatcaaaatcgtagagcatatagaaagacatggtttaatgggacacagtcaacatggatttacccaagggaagtcttgcctaacaaatctgcttcatttttttgaaggggttaataaacatgtggatagaggtgaactagtagatgtagtgtatttggattttcagaaggcatttgacaaagtccctcatgagaggcttctaagaaaattaaaaagtcatgggataggaggcgatgtcctttcatggattacaaactggttaaaagacaggaaacagagagtaggattaaatggtcaattttctcagtggaaaagggtaaacggagtgcctcagggatctgtacttggaccggtgcttttcaatatatatatatatatatatatatatatatatatatatatatatatataaaaatgatctggaaaggaatacgacgaatgaggttatcaaatttgcagatgatacaaaattattcagagtagttaaatcacaagcggattgtgatacattacaggaggactttgcaagactggaagattgggcatccaaatggcagatgaaatttaatgtggacaagtgcaaggtgttgcatatagggaaaaattacccttgctgtagttacacgatgttaggttccatattaggaactaccacccaggaaaaagatctaggcatcatagtgaataatactttaaaatcgtcggctcagtgtgctgcggcagtcaaaaaagcaaacagaatgttaggaattattaggaagagaatagttaataaaatggaaaatgtcataatgcctttgtatcgctccgtggtgagaccgcaccttgaatactgtgtacaattctggtcatcgcatctcaaaaaaagatataattgcgatggagaaggtacagagaaaggctaccaaaatgataaaggggatggaacagctcccctaggaggaaaggctgaagaggttagggctgttcagtttggagaagagatggctgaggggggatatgatagaagtctttaagatcatgagaggtcttgaatgagtagatgtgaatctgttatttatactttcgaataatagaaggactagggggcattccatgaagttagcaagtagcacatttaagactaatcggagaaaattctttcactcaatgcacaataaagctttggaatttgttgccagaggatgtggttagtgcagttagtgtagctgggttcaaaaaaggtttggataagttcttggaggagaagtccattaactgttattaatcaagtttacttagggaatatccactgctattaattgcatcagtagcatgggatcttcttggtgttttggtaattgccaggttcttgtggcctggtttggcctctgttggaaacaggatgctgggcttgatggacccttggtctgacccagcatggcagtttcttatgtccttatgctCCAGTCTTTGGGATTGCCTGATCAGTTATGGGGAATGGAAAACAGCAGGagtaggagagagggaagaaaaagcAAGGTTTGACCCAATCTAAAAAGCTTTTCAGATGCTGTAATGTGGGCAAGGCAGGAGGAACTTTCTTTCATTACAAACCAAGGCAGAAGCCCCCCTCTGGTCCCAGCTCCgttcagggccagatttaggaacagaggtgcctagggtgccggaTTCTGAAGGTGCCTCTGCTGTGCCCTGAATTCCCCTCCTCTGCTTATGGGCACCATAAACTGAAATCTTCCGCCCAATGGACAAGACACAGCTCCTATACAGTCACCGCATGGAGACAGAGTGAATCCGCAAAACATGGCAGAACTTAAGCTGAAAATCACGTTGGCTGGACTCACAGGTTTAAGCTTTAGCCATACTCAGGAAGAAAACACTGTCGCTTAGCATAAAAGCAAGGATATTCCAGCAGCTTTGGACTTACTTGGGACCTGGTTACAGCCAGAGCAGAATGGAATGACGACCGACAAGCACGCTAGTCTATaagtctatttttgtttttggctTTTGCAGGCAATCGCACTGAAGTCAAAGGTGACTCACGGGTGGTATAAACGGGCTGTATGACTAAGGAGAAAATTACAGACAGAAAGCATCTTTTTCTCTGTTAAGTGGTCCCCTCTATGTGTAAAAAATTATTTGCATTCACTTCTCACCTAACTGCCGCAGCGCTCTAATAAGTCACAGCAGGAATAAAAATATAACCTACAAATTACcataaaagcaaagaaaaaaaaattaaatatgtatAGAGAATAATGAGGTAAGAACAGAGAAATAAGAAAAGCAAGCAGCTCAGCTAATCAGCTggtaacagcaaaaaaaaaaaatagatgataCTCCTATTTTGTTCTGATTTCTATTTATGCCCGAGAATAGTATTTTGGATATGCCACTGAGGTTTCTCATGGTGAACGGTGAATGGTAGCTTCATATTTAGACCCATAGTGGTAGGTGAAAGAAATTGGAAGAGCTTTCAAAAATATTTCATGCAACACAGAGAGCCAAATGTaagtgcagaaggaaaacagttTTATAAAACTACCTACCTTTTATGCCCCAAAGTGACCAGAATGACAGTATATTTGCACAAATAGGAAAGGAGAACAGGGAGTAAAATCAGAGATAGGGGAAGAGTCAAGAAAGAagttaaaaagagagagagaaagagagagacaggtaCCTAGCACTGCTGTCTGAAATGAGCGCTTTTATAAAGGAGAgaaaacctgcacagaacagtTACGGCTCTTTACGTACCTAAGTGGCATCGTATCCGGATGTTGGTAGGCCCATAATGTTCTGTGATAACAGTTCCAGGGCTCAGCATGGAGATGCAAGCATTCCCAAAGACATTGTTGCCTACAAAGGTGCGAAGGCTCCCCAGTAAACGGTACGTCCGTGGGCATTTCCTGCAGTTGCCGGGAATGACCGTGCCCTGATTCACCAGGTAAAAGGTGAACCATTCCCCGCTGGGGGTGCTGTTTATCTTCCAGCCATGAGGAAGACTGCAGTTTGAGAAAGCCTTATAGAGGGCTTTGAATTCGCCCAGGATGGTCTGGAAGTTGCGCTCCAGTAGCTCAACGTCGTGCTTCTGAGCTTCTCGGCAAAAATAGGGCGTGGTCGGCAGGTCAGGCAGAAAGAAGACTTCAGGTTTCTGTATGGACGGACGGCTGTTCAAGTAGCGGCCTTGCTCGCGAATCCCCTTATGGATCCTGCCCATCCCAGACCAGGAGTACCTCTTGGCATATTCCTGCAAATTATGATACAGTTTTTGGTTAAGCCCCTCATTGTGGGTACAGCGCACGCATTCGGACGAGTGGCAGTACGCATACCCGTTCTGCAGCCCATTGGCATCGGCGCCCTGCATGATGGAGTTCACAGTGACGTAAGAACGGGGAGGTTCCCTGCCCACGTGGTAGCAGTACCACACAAACAACACCAAGAGGCAAGCAATAGTAGTAAGTGCAATGGTGTCACAGTCACGGACAGAGTGGATGCCTGTGGCTATGAAATCCCGAAGTCCGTCCAGCGACCACCTCCAGTCCATCAACCACTCTGCTGACATTTTTGCACGGCTGCTGTTAGACGTGTACGGCAAGGCAAGGTGACGAGTCCTCGAGCCTTTCACGGGCACCCACACCATGCAGGTTAGTAACGATGAGGCGGCAAGGGTTTGCAACAGGAAAGCAGAATCCTGGGCATTGCTTTAGAGCACCTAAGCGCAGCATTACCAGCCAGCAAGCCTTCAATGTTCTCGTCTGCCTCCTTGCTGGTGCATGTGACCATACTGACTGCTCCCGGCCACCTTACGGGCTGCTTTCACAACTTGTCACCTGGTGCGCTTgctgcttgctgctgctgctcttcaggGCTTAGTCATTCTGCAACCACCAGGATCTGGGAAGAGAACGCAAATAAATGAGAGAGACTTCTATTTGCTGTTTCCGTATCAGGCGTACAAGACTGTCTACTTGCTGATTCATAACAAAGGTGGTTACCAGGCTCTGATCTGACTTTGGTGCAAACACAGCAAGGGAAGCAAGATGTGAACAGCTTTCTCTGTAATTTTATTTGTGAAATGTTGTTTGTACTCATCGTGAAGCATGCCCGGTGGACAGATTCCTTCCCTAACTGCCCCGCCTGCAACCTCCACCATGTTCCGGAGGGACCACACCAAGGTGGGTGAGAGGGTAGATCAGCCTCCCCGGTCATGCAATCCTTGCCTCCTCTGATGGCACAGCTAGGATGTGAAATGAGTTCATTAGCCCACTGTCAGGTAAGGATAGTGAGAACAGATCCCCCTGTGTTCCTGTCACTCTAAAgaccagggtttcccaaacctgccctgatgACCCCCcccagggttttcaggatattcatcaATAATATGCATGCACCGAAGCCCCAGCAGATGCAAATTTCTCAAATATTTGTTAGGGATCTCCTAAAAACCCAATTGGCTGCAGAGTCCCCAGAACAGGCTTGGGAAGCTCTGCTATGGGCACTGGTTCATACATTTTACTTTACTGCTCTCTCAAAGACAAGAAATGTTACCCAGACAGCTTTCAGACTCCCCCCCCCAATCTAGGGCCCACTTCGGaactacaacaaaaaaaaacaaaaaacaacaacaggaTCACCATCAATAAAGTCAAACAAATGTAAATTCTCCATCAAAGGTCACAGGTTTACAATACCTGAAATAAAATGCCATTTCCCCTTGTACTTTTGTTTTTCATGGTGGCATGGAACATCAAAATAAACGGTGGCTTCTCCCTTAACCCAGCTGCAAACTGCAGTTCCGAAACTTCCACAGACTGGTTACCACTGCTCTACTTCCCTACTCCTCCATATGGCACTGTGCAAGTGAGTGCCAGGTCACTCGTACACATCATCACCTTGGCTTAAGCATAGCTCCTTTCCATGCCAGAGAGATGGACATGTGGAGAACACAAGGAATGTGGAGGAGATGCAGATACGCAGACTATGCAATTTGCAAAGTACACCCCAACATTTCCTAAGAGTGCAAAAAGGTGGATTATAATATCGGACATCCAAATTTGGAGTCTGTGTATCCCCATACATTTTATACTGTTTTATCCAATGATCATGCAGATTTATTCATTTTCACATCAAGAAATCAAGTTGATTGCTACAAAtctatatgttttatatataaaacaaactGCTTGGTGCATCTCATGTGTGTACCTTTCCCTATGCCAAGACTCTGAAAGGCCAGTTCTGGTATGAAAACCACAACAAAAAACCACAATTAATTTCCTTTCAAAGGAGGCCATCAATGCCAATTAGAACTCATCTTCAATCTTCCTAAAGCACAGGCAGAGCTGCCCAAAAATTGTGCAAAGGATTTCAAGCAGGGTATTAAGGACGAGGTTGCGATATTCATCCGAGTTAACCTCAGTACTAGCAGAACTGTCACCTACCAAATGACACACACAGCCGTCATCTGAACTGGCAAACATGACAGCCTACAACTGTCTGGACCATATCCTGATATCTCCTAGCTTCCCACCAATCTGGTACTTCAAGGAATCGCACTGTtagcagggaaggaaggaaaagcttGCCTTATTATTTTACTTCCCCAAACtccctacacacacacccccacccctgctAATCCTTTTTTAGGAGGGTCAGAGTAATGTAATAAGCATTTCTCCATCTGCGACAGCCTACGCATGCATTTCAACAGAGAATTAAGTAAGGACCTAGCTCTCCGACACCAGTCAGCCTCGACAAGAAAAGCCAGGCGGAGTTTCCACTCCATGCTTAGACTTCCAGTCCGGTTTGTTTTGTGCAAGGTTACAATGGCTTAAAATAAACAATGATAGTAGCCAGTAAAGAGCTCCAGGTCCATTCAGTCTTACCCATTCTTCCCACCTACTGCAGAATCTACTTGCGATCTGGCTGTACTCCCGAAGGTTAAGAAAACAAGGACCAGATCTCTGGTCTAAGTCAGGTGGCAGCAGCCTTTATTGGCCAAAGTAGCCCAGCACAAGGGTGGAGGACCGTGATGTCAAGGAGACAGGGCTTCAGGGCACCTGGCACTGGCTGGGCCTGTTCTGCCCTCAGCCCCAGTGTCTAATGCTGGTCCCGCACAGTGGCCAGATGGTGCTGTACGTGCCTCGTCTCAGCACAGTCCTGCGAGTGCCAGGGGCTAGGACCTGATGCTAGGATGTATGGAAAGACCAGCGTTGATGTCAGAAACAGTGCTATTGGTGAGATGCCCAGAACAAACATTGCCTAAGCAGTAATACAGGTTAGCATTGCTGTCTTGCACTCTCCATCCTCCCACCAGTTGGTATGATCAGGTAGCTCTGGGGAACTGCCCTCTGTCTAATAGCTGGAGAGGAACCCTTAGCGCAGCTCATGGCTGGCAGAGGACTGCCACAGTAGCTGCAGCCATCTATCCTCTCTTCATGGGCACGATTGCACTAAGTCTCCATGTTGTGACAGAAGGGGAATTCCCTACATTGCAGCACACGGTGAGAAGGCATCAACCACAGGGCCAGCTGTATAGGAATAGTTAAAGATTCCAATTACAGAGCAGTTTGAGCCACGTTTTGGCTAATTAAGATTATAATAAATGCTGAATGGGACTCAACGTATTCCTTATAGATCAGGAAGGAGGTACCTGGACCAAGTCAGAACTACCCAAACATGTCCTAGTACAGCCAgatgggttttcaggctatccagaatgaatatgcacaagGCTGAAAAAAATCCAGGAAGCCAAGTCAACCGGCTGCTTAAAATttgaaaagcaaaaagaaaacagcaaaaatatattaaaaaaaaaaaaaaaccaaaacaagagtaaaatatgaaaaaaaaaaaaaaaatccataaaaaaaaaaaaaaggcaaaaccctAAAATGGAAAACATTTTGCCTCACTGCTAAAAATGTCTGGCTGGTGCTtacattttctaaatatatttatcTCTGCATGAGCTAAATCTGTATACAGTGCACTGGGTCTCCAATGattgcaaatgtatctcatgcacattcctgGTGGATATCATGGAATCTGACTGGGGAGCCCCGGAGTAAGCATCAGGAACGACACTGCAGAGCACCTGATCGGATCCTTGGCAGCTCCATTTGTGCTGTTTTCCAAAAAGAAGACTTGGAAAGCAGAGTCCAGGAGAAAATCAATTCCTTCTCCAAGAAGAGAACGGGCAGCTTCTGATCACAAAACAGGTGCTCGATGCTACAGCCGGAAAAATGCCGCACAAGAGGCACCGTTTAAAACAGAACACAAAAGTCATTATGGCCTATAACAGGTTTGTTAGTTGTGACTTATTTATAAATAGTTGTGACTTGAAACTCTTCCCAGGCAAAAATACTCCCAAGTTTACATTGTTGATTTGAAAAGtgattttaataaataattttaaaaagcggAGGATAAAACCCTTTGGAAACGTATGCGGGTACATCAGGATGTGCTCAGGAGCTAGTTAGAAATCCTGGCCCTCTGTCGCTCTCCTTGGAGGCAGAAGGGGAGAAATTGGAAGTCTCTGCTTAGGTACCTGTGATTTATTCTGAAACCTTGTACGAGCCACCTAGTCTAAATCGTGGCTAGCCAAGGCGTTTAATGTCACAGTGCCATGAAAACC
Proteins encoded in this window:
- the ASPHD2 gene encoding aspartate beta-hydroxylase domain-containing protein 2, yielding MVWVPVKGSRTRHLALPYTSNSSRAKMSAEWLMDWRWSLDGLRDFIATGIHSVRDCDTIALTTIACLLVLFVWYCYHVGREPPRSYVTVNSIMQGADANGLQNGYAYCHSSECVRCTHNEGLNQKLYHNLQEYAKRYSWSGMGRIHKGIREQGRYLNSRPSIQKPEVFFLPDLPTTPYFCREAQKHDVELLERNFQTILGEFKALYKAFSNCSLPHGWKINSTPSGEWFTFYLVNQGTVIPGNCRKCPRTYRLLGSLRTFVGNNVFGNACISMLSPGTVITEHYGPTNIRIRCHLGLKTPSSCELVVGGEPQCWAEGRCLLFDDSFLHTAFHEGSADEGPRAVFMVDLWHPNVAAAERQALDFIFAPGR